A stretch of DNA from Chloroflexota bacterium:
GTTGGGCCGGACACGTGTATCAGAGAATCCGTTTCAGCGCGCCCAGCAGGGTGATCACGTTTTCAGGTCGGCTGGAGTAGCCCATCAGGCCGATGCGCCAGATCTTGCCCTTCAGCGCTCCCAGGCCGCCTGCGATCTCGATGTTGTACTCGTTCAGGAGCCGGCGACGCACAGCCGCCTCGTCCACGCCGTCGGGCACGCGCACGGTGGTCAGGGTGGGCAGGCGGTGATCGGCGGGGACATGGAGCGTCAGCCCCAGCTCCGCCAGGCCGTCCCACAGCATTTGGGCGTTGCGGGCGTGACGTTCGAATCGTGCCTGAAGCCCCTCTTCCACCACCAGGCGCAACGCCTCGCGCAGCGCGTAGTTCATGTTGATGGGAGCCGTGTGGTGGTAAGAGCGCTCGGCCCCCCAATACTTCTGGACCATGGTCAGGTCCAGGTACCAGTTTTTCACCTGGCTCTTGCGGGCGCGAAGCACCTCCTCCGCGCGAGGGCTAACCGTCAGCGGAGCCAGTCCCGGAGGACAGCTCAGACACTTCTGGGTGCCGCTGTAGCAGATGTCGATGCCGACCCGGTCGACGCCGACCGAGATCCCGCCCAGGGATGTGACCGCGTCGACCAGGAGCAGCGCGCCATGCCGATGCACCACCTCGGCGATCTCCTCCAGGGGCTGGAGCGCGCCGGTGGATGTCTCGGCGTGGACGATGGCGACCAGCTTGGCCGGATGGGCCTGCAACGCCTCCTGGATCTGCTCCGCGCGGAAGATCTCCCCCCAGGGCGCGTCGATGCGATGCACGTCGGCCCCATAGCGCGTCGCCATGTCGATCATGCGCTCGCCGAAGTAGCCGTTCACGCAGATCAGGATAGGATCGCCCTCCTCGATGAAGTTGCAGAGGGCGGCTTCCATGCCGGCGCTTCCCGTGCCCGATATGGGGATCGTGAGCTGGTTGGTGGTCTCGAAGACCGTGCGGAGCAGCTCCTGTACCTCGTCCATGATGGCGAGGAAGTCAGGGTCCAGGTGGCCGATGGAGGGCATGGCCATGGCTCCGAGGACACGGGGGTGTACCATGCTGGGGCCAGGCCCCAACAACAGCCTGGGCGATGGGTTGAGGTCCGTGTAGCGTTTACTCATCAGCACTCCTCCCGAAGTGAAAGAAGGGATGGCGCATTCTAATCCAGGGAAAGGACCCTTGTCAACGTGGGAACTTGCAGGATCGTGTGTCTTTCTCCTCCTGTGAGGAAAGGCCAGCCGGTACGTTCTTCCGGCTGGCCTTTGCGATCTGGTGAAACGGTTGGGAGGCGGGGATCACGAGTCCC
This window harbors:
- a CDS encoding alanine--glyoxylate aminotransferase family protein: MSKRYTDLNPSPRLLLGPGPSMVHPRVLGAMAMPSIGHLDPDFLAIMDEVQELLRTVFETTNQLTIPISGTGSAGMEAALCNFIEEGDPILICVNGYFGERMIDMATRYGADVHRIDAPWGEIFRAEQIQEALQAHPAKLVAIVHAETSTGALQPLEEIAEVVHRHGALLLVDAVTSLGGISVGVDRVGIDICYSGTQKCLSCPPGLAPLTVSPRAEEVLRARKSQVKNWYLDLTMVQKYWGAERSYHHTAPINMNYALREALRLVVEEGLQARFERHARNAQMLWDGLAELGLTLHVPADHRLPTLTTVRVPDGVDEAAVRRRLLNEYNIEIAGGLGALKGKIWRIGLMGYSSRPENVITLLGALKRIL